A portion of the Pomacea canaliculata isolate SZHN2017 linkage group LG13, ASM307304v1, whole genome shotgun sequence genome contains these proteins:
- the LOC112554670 gene encoding retinol dehydrogenase 12-like, which produces MMSTMSVGGWLHACDRTTRVVVLTVGTAAVFAYVVFRLRRFGRCTSQTDLTGKTVVVTGANSGMGYCTALDMARRNARVILASPYMQLAEKAKAKIIEATGNQNVVVRFLDLGSMASVRQFVQEIKQESRLDILVNNAGVINLEQKITEDGLEINMAVNYFGHFLLTVELLDLLKKSTPSRIVNISSIAHKNSRMKTADMEYLLNDTSVSPFRKYATTKLAIVLFTRELARRLDGSGVTAYAVDPGYVATNIGKTLPMITKLLFLPFALVTKSAEVGAQTAIYCAVSDEVKGQSGKYYAECRLAEDSVHPLANDLEATRKLWELSEKWTKPTLSC; this is translated from the exons ATGATGTCAACAATGTCAGTGGGTGGATGGCTTCATGCCTGTGACAGGACAACACGGGTTGTTGTACTCACAGTAGGAACTGCCGCAGTCTTCGCCTATGTGGTCTTCAGATTGCGGAGGTTTGGAAGATGCACCAGTCAAACCGACCTGACTGGGAAAACCGTCGTTGTCACAGGAGCTAACTCAG GCATGGGTTACTGTACAGCTCTTGACATGGCACGACGAAATGCAAGAGTCATCCTTGCAAGTCCATACATGCAGCTGGCAGAAAAGGCCAAAGCTAAAATAATAGAGGCCACTGGGAACCAAAATGTGGTAGTTCGCTTTTTGGATTTGGGCAGCATGGCCTCTGTCCGTCAGtttgttcaagaaataaaacaagagagtCGGCTGGACATCTTGGTGAACAACGCTGGGGTTATTA ATCTggaacaaaaaataacagaagatGGTTTGGAAATAAACATGGCTGTCAATTACTTTGGTCACTTCCTTCTGACAGTAGAACTTCTGG ATTTGTTGAAGAAGTCCACACCCAGTCGGATTGTGAACATATCTTCTATTGCCCATAAGAACTCTAGGATGAAAACAGCCGACATGGAATATTTACTGAACGATACCTCGGTATCACCATTTCGAAAGTATGCCACTACAAAACTAGCCATTGTTCTCTTCACTCGAGAACTGGCTCGCCGCTTGGATGGTTCAG GTGTTACGGCCTATGCTGTGGATCCAGGTTATGTTGCGACCAACATAGGGAAAACACTTCCCATGATTACCAAGCTCCTGTTTTTACCTTTTGCGTTGGTAACAAAG AGCGCAGAAGTCGGAGCCCAGACAGCTATTTACTGCGCCGTGTCTGACGAGGTTAAAGGGCAATCCGGGAAATATTATGCCGAATGCCGTTTAGCAGAAGATTCCGTTCATCCACTGGCTAATGATTTAGAAGCTACCCGCAAACTGTGGGAGCTCAGTGAGAAGTGGACAAAACCAACATTAAGCTGCTAA
- the LOC112554508 gene encoding uncharacterized protein LOC112554508, producing the protein MVTLKQVSDAMRGLLERRGATMKQIHKFLRTEYGDSGAPSSSDIKKALERGFQNGHLERSSTGQTPRFLLQTSTARPAKTRIRAHAFAAKSTSKAKGKRKRKIFHCVECCCCKIMRRMGRKPPKTPPKNKRRKPKGKAKSEEGRKSVKKNSNKREKSKKDKSNKSDSKGESQTPVPMPLLP; encoded by the coding sequence ATGGTAACCCTAAAGCAAGTATCAGATGCTATGAGGGGTCTGCTGGAAAGGCGGGGTGCCACGATGAAGCAGATCCACAAGTTCCTGAGAACTGAGTACGGAGACAGTGGAGCGCCGTCCAGTTCTGACATCAAGAAGGCGCTAGAAAGAGGTTTCCAGAATGGTCATCTGGAAAGAAGTTCCACCGGCCAGACCCCGCGCTTCCTGCTGCAAACTTCAACTGCACGGCCAGCCAAGACACGAATCAGAGCTCATGCCTTTGCTGCGAAGTCCACATCAAAAGCAAAGGGCAAACGCAAACGCAAAATCTTTCATTGCGTcgaatgctgctgctgcaaaatCATGAGACGCATGGGGCGAAAGCCTCCGAAAACCCCCCCGAAGAATAAACGTAGAAAACCAAAAGGCAAAGCAAAGAGTGAAGAAGGCAGAAAATCAGTCAAAAAGAATTCAAATAAAAGGGAGAAAtccaaaaaagacaaatcaaacAAGTCAGACAGCAAAGGGGAATCACAAACCCCCGTGCCCATGCCCCTGCTCCCCTAG
- the LOC112553540 gene encoding cyclic AMP-responsive element-binding protein 3-like protein 3-B isoform X2 yields the protein MEVTPAVDKFTIFSLLDSGDTMNTTIWDEINGDLDLLSGDFFELLQEDQLTDTIHYDDNAMNQSKKQATSWTSKIHSDHDYYAHQSPSAHSDSGVSLNSLEESPPLPPVAEDPHEKAGSDYLLDSLHQSVSSPVTSESVSDSSPMRLEDFDFSTFMDFGDTDHSQCLDMENNELDLATINNTEISIDLDFTKTGNGKSAIIFVDSNTHSALHSFSNNNTSSDSDSLPFTVKDLRKDAASSLYESKSFPELRLTDEEKELLAREGVSLPANMPLTKEEERALKAVRRKIRNKISAKESRKRKQGYVDGLEQRVKICTQENQHLHKKVETLEKQNMSLLMQLKKLQTLVSHSSKGPVQTSTCVMVLVLSFALLIIPNLSPFGGDGNEKHIPAKSVGRGQSRNLLVSPDEPSKMSLQLHDTDSDPYGVSNKPGLPWERQTPVFYVSKKPEQMQFQDQSDIVNSTEINMVVRDSVLSLPEDHTTSEANAREGVAPVRTAEKDGTAPGELPVST from the exons ATGGAAGTAACGCCGGCTGTTGACAAATTTactattttctctcttctggATAGTGGAGATACTATGAACACCACGATCTGGGATGAAATTAAC ggaGATTTGGACTTACTGTCTGGTGACTTTTTTGAGCTGTTACAAGAAGACCAACTTACTGACACTATTCACTATGATGACAATGCCATGAACCAGTCCAAGAAGCAGGCAACATCATGGACTTCCAAAATTCACAGTGACCATGACTACTATGCCCACCAGTCACCCAGCGCCCATAGTGATAGTGGGGTATCCTTGAACTCATTAGAAGAATCACCACCTTTGCCCCCTGTGGCTGAAGATCCACATGAAAAAGCAGGAAGTGATTATCTCTTGGATTCTTTACATCAGTCTGTATCAAGTCCAGTTACATCAGAATCAGTTTCAGACTCAAGTCCAATGAGGCTGGAGGACTTTGATTTCAGTACCTTCATGGACTTTGGTGATACAGACCACAGTCAGTGCCTGGACATGGAAAATAATGAACTTGATCTGGCAACTATCAACAACACTGAAATTTCTATAGATTTAG ATTTCACCAAGACTGGAAATGGAAAATCAGctattatttttgtggattcTAACACTCACTCAGCATTACATTCTTTCTCAAATAACAACACCAGCAGTGACAGCGACAGTTTGCCATTCACTGTGAAGGATCTTCGGAAAGATGCTGCAAGCTCGTTGTACGAGTCCAAGAGT TTCCCAGAGCTTCGCTtgacagatgaagaaaaagaacttCTGGCAAGGGAGGGAGTGAGCCTTCCAGCCAACATGCCTCTTAcaaaggaggaggaaagagCACTTAAAGCTGTGAGGCGAAAGATCAGGAATAAG ATATCTGCTAAAGAGAGTCGTAAACGAAAACAAGGATATGTGGATGGACTAGAACAAAGGGTGAAAATTTGTACACAGGAAAACCAAcatctgcataaaaaagtagaGACGCTAGAGAAGCAAAACAT GTCTTTGTTGATGCAGCTGAAGAAACTTCAAACTCTGGTTTCCCACAGCAGCAAAGGACCTGTTCAAACATCCACATGTGTCATG GTATTGGTGCTGTCATTTGCTCTTCTTATCATTCCTAACTTATCTCCCTTTGGTGGGGATGGTAATGAGAAACACATACCGGCAAAATCAGTCGGCAGAG GTCAATCTCGGAACTTGCTGGTCAGTCCCGATGAGCCATCCAAGATGAGTCTCCAGCTGCATGACACAGACTCTGATCCATATGGAGTAAGCAACAAGCCAGGACTCCCATGGGAACGTCAGACTCCTGTTTTTTATGTTTCCAAGAAACCTGAGCAGATGCAGTTTCAAGACCAATCTGATATTGTCAACAGCACTGAGATTAACATGGTTGTACGGGATTCTGTTTTGAGCTTGCCTGAAGATCATACTACATCAGAAGCTAATGCAAGGGAAGGTGTGGCACCAGTTCGAACAGCTGAAAAGGACGGCACTGCCCCAGGTGAACTTCCGGTTTCCACTTAG
- the LOC112553540 gene encoding cyclic AMP-responsive element-binding protein 3-like protein 3-B isoform X1, with protein MAVETSPSQVLDLLFDEDCGVLARELDQGHIEPPNFGDLDLLSGDFFELLQEDQLTDTIHYDDNAMNQSKKQATSWTSKIHSDHDYYAHQSPSAHSDSGVSLNSLEESPPLPPVAEDPHEKAGSDYLLDSLHQSVSSPVTSESVSDSSPMRLEDFDFSTFMDFGDTDHSQCLDMENNELDLATINNTEISIDLDFTKTGNGKSAIIFVDSNTHSALHSFSNNNTSSDSDSLPFTVKDLRKDAASSLYESKSFPELRLTDEEKELLAREGVSLPANMPLTKEEERALKAVRRKIRNKISAKESRKRKQGYVDGLEQRVKICTQENQHLHKKVETLEKQNMSLLMQLKKLQTLVSHSSKGPVQTSTCVMVLVLSFALLIIPNLSPFGGDGNEKHIPAKSVGRGQSRNLLVSPDEPSKMSLQLHDTDSDPYGVSNKPGLPWERQTPVFYVSKKPEQMQFQDQSDIVNSTEINMVVRDSVLSLPEDHTTSEANAREGVAPVRTAEKDGTAPGELPVST; from the exons ATGGCGGTTGAAACATCGCCATCTCAAGTATTGGACTTGCTTTTCGACGAGGACTGTGGTGTTCTGGCCAGAGAACTTGACCAGGGTCACATCGAACCACCCAATTTT ggaGATTTGGACTTACTGTCTGGTGACTTTTTTGAGCTGTTACAAGAAGACCAACTTACTGACACTATTCACTATGATGACAATGCCATGAACCAGTCCAAGAAGCAGGCAACATCATGGACTTCCAAAATTCACAGTGACCATGACTACTATGCCCACCAGTCACCCAGCGCCCATAGTGATAGTGGGGTATCCTTGAACTCATTAGAAGAATCACCACCTTTGCCCCCTGTGGCTGAAGATCCACATGAAAAAGCAGGAAGTGATTATCTCTTGGATTCTTTACATCAGTCTGTATCAAGTCCAGTTACATCAGAATCAGTTTCAGACTCAAGTCCAATGAGGCTGGAGGACTTTGATTTCAGTACCTTCATGGACTTTGGTGATACAGACCACAGTCAGTGCCTGGACATGGAAAATAATGAACTTGATCTGGCAACTATCAACAACACTGAAATTTCTATAGATTTAG ATTTCACCAAGACTGGAAATGGAAAATCAGctattatttttgtggattcTAACACTCACTCAGCATTACATTCTTTCTCAAATAACAACACCAGCAGTGACAGCGACAGTTTGCCATTCACTGTGAAGGATCTTCGGAAAGATGCTGCAAGCTCGTTGTACGAGTCCAAGAGT TTCCCAGAGCTTCGCTtgacagatgaagaaaaagaacttCTGGCAAGGGAGGGAGTGAGCCTTCCAGCCAACATGCCTCTTAcaaaggaggaggaaagagCACTTAAAGCTGTGAGGCGAAAGATCAGGAATAAG ATATCTGCTAAAGAGAGTCGTAAACGAAAACAAGGATATGTGGATGGACTAGAACAAAGGGTGAAAATTTGTACACAGGAAAACCAAcatctgcataaaaaagtagaGACGCTAGAGAAGCAAAACAT GTCTTTGTTGATGCAGCTGAAGAAACTTCAAACTCTGGTTTCCCACAGCAGCAAAGGACCTGTTCAAACATCCACATGTGTCATG GTATTGGTGCTGTCATTTGCTCTTCTTATCATTCCTAACTTATCTCCCTTTGGTGGGGATGGTAATGAGAAACACATACCGGCAAAATCAGTCGGCAGAG GTCAATCTCGGAACTTGCTGGTCAGTCCCGATGAGCCATCCAAGATGAGTCTCCAGCTGCATGACACAGACTCTGATCCATATGGAGTAAGCAACAAGCCAGGACTCCCATGGGAACGTCAGACTCCTGTTTTTTATGTTTCCAAGAAACCTGAGCAGATGCAGTTTCAAGACCAATCTGATATTGTCAACAGCACTGAGATTAACATGGTTGTACGGGATTCTGTTTTGAGCTTGCCTGAAGATCATACTACATCAGAAGCTAATGCAAGGGAAGGTGTGGCACCAGTTCGAACAGCTGAAAAGGACGGCACTGCCCCAGGTGAACTTCCGGTTTCCACTTAG